ATTATGAAAATCGTTATGCTGGGAATATGTGGTAATCCGGGAACACCAGACAAACCGCTTTTGATCGTTGATCCAACATATACAAATTATAAATCCATAGGAGAAGAGATAGGCAGAAGTGTAATTGCCATTACCAGAGTGTTACAAAAAAACGAGAAATTTACAGATATACCTGCAGAAACTATCGAGAAAGCCATCAAAAAATACAAACCGGGGGGTCTCTTGATAATTCCTTACGATAACCCGTCCGGACAGTTGATGAGGCAAGAGGTCATAAACAAATATGCAAAGATATGTGTTGAAAACGGAATTTTTCTAATAAGTGACGAGGCATACAGAGGACTCTATTATACAGATGATCCTGCACCAACAATATGGAATATAACAAACAAAGAAGTACCAAATATCGAAGAGGCAAAGATAAGAATAAGCATAGAAACAATGTCAAAGGTTTTTAATGCCTGCGGACTGAGAATGGGCGCCTTGCTTACGGACAACGAATATTTTTACAATAAAGCCATTTCCGCAAATACAACATACCTGTGTCCATCGGTTGTTGACCAGCATATCGTTGAAGCTCTGGCCGAAGAAAGTAAAGAGAAAATCCAAAACTGGATTTCACAACAGAGAGAATATTACAGAAGAATTTTAAAGAAGTTGTATGATAATTTCCATAAAGTTCTACCGGATATTATCGTCTCTTTGCCTGAAGCTTCCATATATTCTGTTATAGATGTAAGAAATATTGCAACGCCTGACTTCAATGTAGAAGATTTTATCACATTCTGCGCAACCGAAGGATCGGTCAGTGTCAATGGAAAAAAAATGACTCTCTTAGTGAGTCCAATGGGTGGCTTTTACAACCCGAAAACAGAAGAGAAAAATCCCGGAGCAACGCAGATGAGGATTGCATGTGTTTTGAAAGAAGAAAAAATGGATCTCGTTCCGAAATTATTTGCGGAGCTTTTCAAACAATATGAATCTTAGAAAATGTGAGTATTTTATCTCTTATTTCAGCTTGATAATAACATAGGACATTTGCTATTATCGTAACAGGGAAGATGACTTACTTTTTGTTTCCAATAATCTACGAAAAATACAGAAGAGAGGTGAAAGATGGGATATATCTATTTCTTTAGCGAGAACGAAACGGATGGAAAAGCAAATATGCGTAAGCTTTTGGGAGGAAAGGGGGCAGGCTTAGCGGAAATGTCTCGTTTGGGAATCCGTGTTCCTCCTGGTTTTACCATCACTACAGAAGTCTGCCGCTATTTCCAGCAGGAAAAGAAATTAGCTCCTGGCTTAGAAGATGAGGTAAAAAGATATATGTCAAAAGTGGAAAACATCATGAATATGAAATTTGGAGATGAAAAAAACCCTCTACTCGTTTCTGTACGCTCCGGAGCCGCTATTTCCATGCCTGGCATGATGGATACTGTATTAAACTTAGGGCTAAACGATATCACCGTCAAAAGCTTAGCAAAAAAGACAGGCGATGAGCGCTTCGCCTATGATGCATATAGGCGATTTATTTCTATGTTTGGAGATATCGTTTTAGGCATTTCATATAGCAAATTTGAAAAACTTTTAAGAAAGCGAAAGGAAGAAGAAAATGTAAAACAAGACTACGAATTAAGTGCAAGAGGACTGGAAAACTTATGTGAAGATTACAAAGAGCTGTTGGTAAAAGAAAGTTT
The DNA window shown above is from Deltaproteobacteria bacterium and carries:
- a CDS encoding pyridoxal phosphate-dependent aminotransferase, coding for MYKGIAKVSAFFNSIKPSCIRNAQILFEKRTEQERERGEKVTIAINTAIGNVSLKTHPKMLERYLNPTDKELKNGIWTYCNTQGRELCNKVFINIVRSFLKEDNNPEIYSLIDAGGSNIMKIVMLGICGNPGTPDKPLLIVDPTYTNYKSIGEEIGRSVIAITRVLQKNEKFTDIPAETIEKAIKKYKPGGLLIIPYDNPSGQLMRQEVINKYAKICVENGIFLISDEAYRGLYYTDDPAPTIWNITNKEVPNIEEAKIRISIETMSKVFNACGLRMGALLTDNEYFYNKAISANTTYLCPSVVDQHIVEALAEESKEKIQNWISQQREYYRRILKKLYDNFHKVLPDIIVSLPEASIYSVIDVRNIATPDFNVEDFITFCATEGSVSVNGKKMTLLVSPMGGFYNPKTEEKNPGATQMRIACVLKEEKMDLVPKLFAELFKQYES